Proteins encoded by one window of Halosolutus amylolyticus:
- a CDS encoding acyl-CoA dehydrogenase family protein — MAFRLSDEHRAIRDAVREFGENEIVPVAEEHDREGTYPEALRKKAAEYDFVAPNIPIEYDGAGMDKLASTIVTEELWRADPGIGSAVGSAGFGTDMIVEFGDGWMKERWLPRIANGESASCSMISEPAHGSNVAGIETVAEKDGDEYVLNGNKMWITNGTVADVGVAMAKTSPGEGHRGITAFLVPMDADGVSTEKIDNKLGIRASDLAEVILDGVHVPAENVIGEVDQGFYQLMEFFASGRTSVAAQAVGAAQGALDAALVYAQEREQFDQPIAEFQAIQHKLAEMATNVEAARSLTYRAATQVEEGNQEIAARFSSMAKLFASEHAVDVADEAIQVHGGAGYVTDYPAERYYRDARITKIYEGTSEIQKNIIADQLL; from the coding sequence ATGGCCTTTCGCCTGTCAGACGAGCACCGGGCGATCCGCGACGCCGTGCGCGAGTTCGGCGAGAACGAGATCGTCCCGGTCGCGGAAGAACACGACCGGGAGGGAACGTATCCCGAAGCCCTCCGGAAGAAGGCGGCCGAGTACGACTTCGTCGCGCCGAACATCCCGATCGAGTACGACGGGGCCGGGATGGACAAACTCGCCTCGACGATCGTCACCGAGGAACTCTGGCGTGCGGACCCGGGAATCGGCTCCGCGGTGGGGTCGGCCGGCTTCGGGACGGACATGATCGTCGAGTTCGGCGACGGGTGGATGAAAGAGCGGTGGCTCCCCAGGATCGCCAACGGGGAGTCGGCCTCCTGTTCGATGATCTCAGAGCCGGCACACGGCTCGAACGTGGCGGGAATCGAGACGGTTGCGGAAAAAGACGGCGACGAGTACGTTCTCAACGGGAACAAGATGTGGATCACGAACGGCACCGTCGCCGACGTCGGCGTCGCGATGGCCAAGACCAGCCCCGGCGAGGGCCACCGCGGCATCACCGCGTTCCTCGTTCCGATGGACGCCGACGGCGTCAGCACCGAAAAGATCGACAACAAACTCGGCATCCGCGCCTCCGACCTCGCGGAGGTCATTCTCGACGGCGTCCACGTCCCCGCGGAGAACGTCATCGGTGAGGTCGACCAGGGCTTCTACCAGCTGATGGAGTTCTTCGCTTCCGGCCGAACGAGCGTCGCCGCCCAGGCGGTCGGTGCCGCACAGGGCGCGCTCGACGCCGCGCTCGTGTACGCACAGGAGCGCGAACAGTTCGACCAGCCGATCGCCGAGTTCCAGGCGATCCAGCACAAACTCGCCGAGATGGCGACGAACGTCGAGGCCGCTCGATCGCTGACCTACCGGGCCGCGACCCAGGTCGAGGAGGGCAACCAGGAAATCGCCGCCCGGTTCTCGAGCATGGCGAAGCTGTTCGCGAGCGAGCACGCGGTCGACGTCGCCGACGAGGCGATCCAGGTCCACGGCGGTGCCGGATA